The proteins below come from a single Streptomyces spongiicola genomic window:
- a CDS encoding MBL fold metallo-hydrolase, with product MPVRTPPTRQRRSAATIHHLDCAPLRPVGGTPLVAHCLLIATGSGLVLVDTGLGAAEVSDPRRLGTLFRRTMRPELDLSRTAVHQVRALGYDPYDVRDIVITHLDQDRAGGLADFPRARVHVMADEYRAAMRRDTRLEGNRYRPAQWAHGVDWVVHDHADSDWMGFPASRVLRAPDILLVPLPGHTRGHSAVAVQEPDRWLLHAGDAYFFHGEIDLRRPRCPRPLALHQRLVADDHDMRLGQLERLRSLRRAHPRLVRIFSSHDPVEFELMANGG from the coding sequence ATGCCTGTGCGTACGCCCCCGACCCGTCAGCGGCGCTCGGCGGCCACCATCCACCACCTCGACTGCGCACCGCTGCGCCCCGTGGGCGGTACGCCGCTCGTGGCGCACTGCCTGCTCATCGCGACCGGGAGCGGGCTCGTGCTCGTCGACACCGGTCTGGGCGCCGCCGAAGTCTCCGACCCGCGGCGGCTCGGCACCCTCTTCCGCCGCACCATGCGGCCGGAACTGGACCTGTCGCGTACGGCCGTCCACCAGGTACGGGCACTGGGCTACGACCCCTACGACGTCCGGGACATCGTTATCACCCATCTCGACCAGGACCGGGCCGGAGGCCTCGCGGACTTCCCCCGCGCCCGCGTCCACGTGATGGCCGACGAGTACCGCGCGGCGATGCGGCGCGACACCCGCCTCGAGGGCAACCGCTACCGGCCCGCCCAGTGGGCGCACGGCGTCGACTGGGTCGTCCACGACCACGCGGACTCGGACTGGATGGGCTTCCCCGCATCCCGGGTGCTGCGCGCCCCCGACATCCTGCTGGTGCCGCTGCCCGGACACACCCGCGGACACAGCGCGGTCGCCGTCCAGGAGCCGGACCGCTGGCTGCTCCACGCGGGCGACGCCTACTTCTTCCACGGCGAGATCGATCTGCGCCGCCCTCGCTGCCCCCGGCCGCTCGCACTCCACCAGCGGCTCGTCGCCGACGACCACGACATGAGACTGGGTCAGCTGGAGCGGCTGAGGAGCCTGCGCCGGGCCCACCCCCGGCTTGTGCGGATCTTCTCCTCGCACGACCCGGTCGAGTTCGAGCTGATGGCGAACGGCGGCTGA
- a CDS encoding FUSC family protein produces the protein MTLKERVRLAPPAWLVSGLRPQRTPVNRAAVARASVALSAPLAVGFALDRPVFGALVSIGALSGVIGDTADAYRMRLLNIAVPQVFGAVGVTLGTVAYGRGWLTVAVLTLVALVSGMISSIGAVASASGLLLLLNAVIGSGLPLPRPWWAPPLLLGLGGLFVLALALLGWPLRGGAPERSAVARAYRAVADLLDAAGCGGFGERRRAVTQSLNDSYDLILARRATDHVRNPSLVRLLAQLNALIPVVEAALAADQRGRPLPPDVVTQVRMLADAVEHGPPGRYRPALAPPATPTERAVDHALRHAAGVVLGKDPDPHNVDDRLGRPAALGVRVRGTAREVLFSEASWRYGLRLALCVGLAQTLVSVVELDRSYWVPLTVTFVLKPDFGSVFSRAVGRGLGTVAGLVVAAAVLAEVPRGWWDVPVMFVLGGLIPAFSAKGYAFQTAAITPVILLLSDLLSREGIGLVGARLVDSLIGCAIVLVAGYLLWPESWHSRIGDRLADSVDHAARHVALAFSTEADHAERARSRRRLYRDLSAVRSEFQRALTEPPPAGTRAAAWWPLVVAVERIADATTAAGVRVDHGAAPPARGEVDEVVRHLRELAGDIRSREEPAGLRAEPGGDERSVLEPVRQEVAAARMIASPSAASGTPPGS, from the coding sequence GTGACATTGAAGGAGCGAGTACGGCTGGCCCCGCCGGCATGGCTGGTCTCCGGACTGCGCCCGCAGCGCACGCCGGTGAACCGGGCGGCGGTCGCCCGTGCGTCCGTGGCGCTGTCGGCACCGCTCGCCGTGGGCTTCGCGCTGGACCGTCCGGTGTTCGGGGCGCTGGTGTCGATCGGTGCCCTCTCCGGAGTCATCGGCGACACCGCCGACGCCTACCGGATGCGGCTTCTCAACATCGCCGTCCCCCAGGTCTTCGGAGCCGTCGGCGTCACACTCGGCACGGTCGCGTACGGCCGGGGATGGCTCACCGTCGCCGTCCTCACACTGGTGGCCCTGGTATCCGGAATGATCTCCTCGATCGGCGCCGTGGCCTCGGCCTCGGGACTGCTGCTGCTGCTCAACGCGGTCATCGGGTCGGGGCTGCCGCTGCCCCGGCCCTGGTGGGCGCCCCCACTGCTGCTCGGTCTCGGCGGCCTTTTCGTCCTCGCCCTCGCGCTTCTGGGCTGGCCGCTGCGTGGCGGCGCGCCCGAGCGGTCGGCGGTGGCCCGCGCCTACCGGGCGGTCGCCGACCTGCTGGACGCGGCCGGCTGCGGCGGGTTCGGAGAGCGCCGCCGGGCCGTCACCCAGTCGCTCAACGACTCCTACGACCTGATCCTCGCCCGCCGCGCCACCGACCACGTCCGCAACCCCTCGCTGGTCAGACTGCTGGCCCAGCTCAACGCCCTGATCCCGGTCGTCGAGGCCGCGCTCGCCGCCGACCAGCGCGGCCGTCCGCTCCCCCCGGACGTCGTCACCCAGGTCCGGATGCTCGCCGACGCGGTCGAGCACGGCCCCCCGGGCCGGTACCGGCCGGCTCTGGCACCGCCCGCCACACCCACCGAACGCGCGGTCGACCACGCCCTGCGGCACGCGGCCGGCGTCGTCCTCGGGAAGGACCCCGACCCCCACAACGTGGACGACCGCCTCGGCCGGCCCGCCGCGCTGGGCGTCCGGGTGCGCGGCACCGCACGCGAGGTGCTGTTCTCCGAGGCGTCCTGGCGCTACGGACTGCGCCTGGCCCTGTGCGTCGGCCTTGCCCAGACGCTGGTCTCGGTCGTGGAGCTGGACCGGTCCTACTGGGTCCCCCTCACCGTCACCTTCGTCCTGAAGCCGGACTTCGGCTCGGTCTTCTCCCGCGCGGTGGGACGCGGACTGGGCACGGTGGCGGGTCTGGTGGTCGCGGCGGCCGTACTCGCCGAGGTGCCGCGCGGCTGGTGGGACGTGCCCGTCATGTTCGTCCTCGGCGGACTCATCCCCGCGTTCTCCGCGAAGGGGTACGCCTTCCAGACCGCGGCGATCACCCCGGTGATCCTGCTGCTGTCCGACCTGCTCAGCCGTGAGGGGATCGGGCTGGTCGGAGCACGCCTGGTCGACAGCCTGATCGGCTGCGCGATCGTGCTCGTCGCCGGATACCTGCTCTGGCCGGAGAGCTGGCACAGCCGCATCGGGGACCGGCTCGCGGACTCCGTCGACCATGCCGCGCGCCATGTGGCACTGGCCTTCAGCACCGAAGCCGACCACGCGGAGAGAGCACGGTCCAGGCGCCGGCTCTACCGGGATCTCTCGGCCGTGCGCTCGGAGTTCCAGCGGGCGCTCACCGAGCCGCCGCCCGCCGGCACGCGCGCGGCCGCATGGTGGCCGCTCGTCGTCGCCGTCGAGCGCATCGCGGACGCCACGACCGCGGCCGGGGTCCGCGTCGACCACGGTGCCGCCCCGCCCGCGCGGGGCGAAGTCGACGAGGTCGTACGGCATCTGCGCGAACTCGCCGGGGACATCCGCTCCCGGGAGGAACCCGCCGGGTTGCGGGCGGAACCGGGGGGCGACGAGCGGAGCGTCCTCGAACCGGTCCGCCAGGAGGTGGCGGCCGCCCGAATGATCGCTTCCCCGTCCGCCGCGTCCGGCACGCCGCCCGGGTCGTGA
- a CDS encoding DUF7144 family membrane protein has protein sequence MSQHTARSASGAGPDNGWAAGGTLFAGVLMLVIGVISILEGIAGIVEDEVYLRVGGYVFSWNLTAWGWVHLVLGILVAVTGLGILRGMEWSRYLGVALASLNIIVQFLFLPYQPIWTLFSMAVSVFVIWALVSTESRRIA, from the coding sequence ATGAGCCAACACACTGCACGGAGCGCGTCGGGGGCCGGTCCGGACAACGGATGGGCGGCGGGGGGCACCCTCTTCGCCGGCGTCCTGATGCTGGTCATCGGTGTCATCAGCATCCTGGAGGGGATCGCCGGCATCGTCGAGGACGAGGTCTACCTCCGGGTCGGCGGCTATGTCTTCTCCTGGAACCTCACGGCCTGGGGCTGGGTCCATCTGGTCCTCGGGATCCTGGTGGCGGTCACCGGTTTGGGAATCCTCCGGGGCATGGAATGGTCGCGCTATCTGGGTGTCGCCCTGGCGTCGCTGAACATCATCGTCCAGTTCCTGTTCCTGCCCTACCAGCCGATCTGGACGCTCTTCTCGATGGCCGTCTCGGTGTTCGTCATCTGGGCGCTGGTGTCCACGGAATCGCGCCGAATCGCCTGA
- the cbiE gene encoding precorrin-6y C5,15-methyltransferase (decarboxylating) subunit CbiE codes for MNSDPRPAVSVIGIGADGWDGLPETSRAALRTAEVLVGGPRQLALLPAGVCAGERVPWPSPLRPAVPVLLARHAGRRLVVLASGDPMFYGIGRTLTEIAGSGAVRVLPHPSSVSYACARLGWPVEETEVVTLVGRPAAGLRAALHHGRRLLVLSAGAATPAEVAELLTARGFGPSRMRVLEQLGSGRERQVSGTAESWSHPPGDPLNIVAVTCARAPGALRLGAGPGLPDEAYENDGQLTKRHVRAATLAALAPAPGELLWDVGSGSGSIAIEWMRTHRSCRAVAVERDAERARRIERNAESLGVPGLRVVTAAAPDGLAGVAGVAGLEAPDAVFIGGGLTAPGLLDVCWDALPEGGRLVANTVTLESEALLAERYRRHGGELVRLAVAHAVPVGGFTGWRQAMPVTQWSVTKPRAGGSS; via the coding sequence GTGAATTCCGACCCACGTCCCGCCGTCTCCGTCATCGGGATCGGCGCCGACGGCTGGGACGGACTGCCCGAGACCTCACGTGCCGCGCTGCGCACCGCCGAGGTGCTCGTCGGCGGCCCGCGCCAGCTCGCGCTGCTGCCCGCCGGCGTATGCGCGGGTGAGCGCGTGCCGTGGCCGTCGCCGCTGCGTCCCGCCGTGCCTGTGCTGCTCGCCCGGCACGCCGGCCGGCGTCTGGTCGTCCTCGCGAGCGGTGATCCGATGTTCTACGGCATCGGCCGCACCCTCACCGAGATCGCCGGTTCCGGGGCGGTGCGTGTGCTGCCGCACCCGTCGTCCGTCTCGTACGCCTGTGCGCGCCTCGGCTGGCCGGTCGAGGAGACCGAGGTCGTGACGCTGGTCGGCAGGCCGGCCGCCGGGCTCCGCGCGGCGCTCCACCACGGGCGCCGGCTGCTGGTGCTCAGCGCGGGCGCGGCGACCCCTGCGGAGGTGGCGGAGCTGCTGACCGCCAGGGGCTTCGGCCCCAGCCGGATGCGGGTGCTGGAGCAGCTCGGCTCCGGACGGGAGCGGCAGGTCTCCGGTACCGCGGAGAGCTGGAGCCATCCGCCGGGCGATCCGCTCAACATCGTCGCCGTCACCTGCGCACGCGCTCCGGGGGCGCTGCGGCTCGGCGCCGGCCCGGGGCTCCCCGACGAGGCGTACGAGAACGACGGTCAGCTGACCAAGCGCCATGTGCGTGCCGCGACGCTCGCCGCGCTCGCGCCGGCCCCCGGTGAACTGCTGTGGGACGTCGGTTCCGGCTCCGGTTCCATCGCGATCGAGTGGATGCGTACGCACCGGTCGTGCCGGGCGGTCGCGGTCGAGCGGGACGCGGAGCGGGCCCGGCGCATCGAGCGCAACGCGGAGTCGCTCGGCGTGCCCGGGCTGCGGGTGGTCACCGCCGCGGCGCCGGACGGGCTGGCCGGGGTGGCCGGGGTGGCCGGACTGGAGGCGCCGGACGCGGTGTTCATCGGCGGCGGGCTCACCGCGCCGGGGCTGCTCGACGTCTGCTGGGACGCGCTGCCGGAGGGCGGTCGGCTCGTCGCCAACACGGTGACGCTGGAGTCGGAGGCGCTGCTCGCCGAGCGCTACCGGCGGCACGGCGGGGAGCTGGTGCGGCTCGCGGTGGCGCACGCGGTGCCGGTGGGCGGGTTCACCGGCTGGCGGCAGGCGATGCCCGTCACTCAGTGGTCCGTCACCAAACCACGCGCAGGAGGATCCTCATGA
- a CDS encoding MerR family transcriptional regulator: MALLTIGAFARAARLSAKTLRRYDEQGLLCPVQVDPFTGYRYYDPRQLEHARLVAWLRRIGMPLVRIRSVCGLFATDPDAAARDIRDFWARVEAETAARRDLADFLVDRLSDTAAGRDRPMRRLGAPLGLRYAALTDRGLVRDTNQDSVYAGPRLLAVADGYGGGGARAGGAAIDALRPLESATAESGELLNLLADAVRRAHHAVRDLPESGTTLTALLWTGSRLGLVHIGDTRAYLLRGGRIFRITHDHTVVQAMIDDGALTEDEARSHPRRAMLLRALDGADAPAEPDLRLHDPEGGDRYLLCSDGLFTVVPEAELHRVAATVADPEDAAGELIALAQEAGGPDNVACVVADMLEL; encoded by the coding sequence ATGGCGCTGCTGACCATAGGTGCGTTCGCGCGGGCCGCGCGGCTCTCGGCCAAGACGCTGCGGCGATACGACGAGCAGGGCCTGCTGTGCCCGGTCCAGGTCGATCCGTTCACCGGCTACCGCTACTACGACCCCCGACAGTTGGAGCATGCCCGGCTGGTGGCCTGGCTGCGCCGCATCGGTATGCCGCTCGTCCGTATCCGTTCCGTCTGCGGGCTCTTCGCGACGGACCCGGACGCGGCGGCCCGGGACATCCGTGACTTCTGGGCGCGGGTGGAGGCCGAGACGGCTGCGCGGCGCGATCTCGCGGACTTCCTCGTCGACCGGCTGTCCGACACGGCAGCGGGAAGGGACCGTCCGATGCGACGACTCGGCGCACCTCTGGGACTGCGTTACGCCGCCCTCACGGATCGCGGCCTCGTCCGCGACACCAACCAGGACTCCGTTTACGCGGGTCCGCGACTGCTCGCCGTCGCCGACGGTTACGGCGGTGGAGGGGCGCGGGCGGGCGGAGCCGCGATCGACGCACTGCGTCCGCTGGAGAGCGCGACCGCCGAATCCGGTGAACTGCTCAACCTGCTGGCCGACGCCGTGCGACGCGCCCACCATGCGGTCCGCGACCTCCCGGAATCCGGCACCACTCTCACGGCACTGCTGTGGACCGGCTCCCGGCTCGGTCTGGTCCACATCGGCGACACCCGCGCCTATCTGCTGCGCGGTGGCAGGATCTTCCGCATCACCCATGACCACACGGTTGTCCAGGCGATGATCGACGACGGCGCCCTCACCGAGGACGAGGCCCGCTCCCACCCCCGGCGGGCCATGCTGCTCAGGGCCCTCGACGGAGCGGACGCACCCGCGGAACCCGATCTGCGCCTCCACGACCCCGAGGGCGGTGACCGCTATCTGCTGTGCTCCGACGGGTTGTTCACCGTGGTCCCGGAGGCGGAACTGCATCGGGTGGCGGCCACTGTCGCCGATCCGGAGGACGCGGCTGGGGAGTTGATCGCCCTCGCCCAGGAGGCGGGCGGGCCGGACAACGTGGCGTGCGTGGTAGCCGACATGCTGGAGCTGTGA
- a CDS encoding TetR/AcrR family transcriptional regulator C-terminal domain-containing protein, whose protein sequence is MARGARPGVPGPRRPLSRDRIIRAALLIIDEEGVEALSMRRIAARLGVQAMSLYNHVRGKDDILDGVTEFITGDMRMPRRMAGGWEEGIRDLSYGFRRASLRHPRACEMVLMRQLSTRTALAPVDTMIAMMLDHGFDEEIAVRVLRLFVSFQVGTLLQEVRSGPGSGRETRAPEERLAARAAYFAGSGFPAVAKVAPILAVNDHEAEFAFGVELLISALRDLAPVAPD, encoded by the coding sequence ATGGCCCGAGGAGCACGACCTGGCGTACCCGGCCCTCGCCGGCCCCTGAGCCGGGACCGGATCATCCGGGCGGCACTGCTGATCATCGACGAGGAGGGCGTGGAGGCGCTGTCGATGCGCCGCATCGCGGCCCGCCTCGGTGTCCAGGCCATGTCGCTCTACAACCACGTGCGGGGCAAGGACGACATCCTTGACGGGGTGACCGAGTTCATCACCGGCGACATGCGGATGCCGCGCCGGATGGCGGGCGGCTGGGAGGAGGGCATCCGCGACCTCTCCTACGGCTTTCGCAGAGCGTCCCTGCGCCACCCGCGGGCCTGCGAGATGGTGTTGATGAGGCAGTTGTCGACCCGCACCGCCCTCGCACCGGTGGACACGATGATCGCGATGATGCTCGACCACGGCTTCGACGAGGAGATCGCGGTGCGCGTGCTGCGCCTGTTCGTCTCCTTCCAGGTCGGCACCCTCCTGCAGGAGGTCCGCAGCGGACCCGGATCCGGCCGCGAGACCCGGGCTCCGGAGGAGAGACTGGCGGCACGCGCCGCGTACTTCGCCGGCTCCGGCTTCCCCGCCGTCGCCAAGGTCGCACCGATCCTGGCCGTGAACGACCACGAGGCCGAGTTCGCCTTCGGAGTCGAGCTGCTCATCTCGGCACTGCGCGACCTGGCTCCGGTGGCACCGGACTGA
- the cobM gene encoding precorrin-4 C(11)-methyltransferase, whose product MTVYFVGAGPGAADLITLRGARTLASCRVCLYAGSLVPADLLAECPPGARLVDTAELDLDAITAEFVRAHEEGHDVARLHSGDPSVFSAVAEQMRRLDAAGIAYEVVPGVPAFAAAAAALKRELTVPTVGQTVILTRVAQQATPMPEGEDLATLGRSGALLVLHLAARHVDRVVAELLPHYGPDCPAAVVAMASRPDELVLRGTLDEIAGLTKEAGVVRTAVILVGRTLGASQFRDSHLYDPARDRHVC is encoded by the coding sequence ATGACCGTCTACTTCGTCGGTGCGGGCCCCGGTGCCGCCGATCTGATCACCCTGCGGGGCGCGCGGACGCTCGCCTCGTGCCGGGTGTGCCTCTACGCGGGCTCACTCGTCCCCGCCGACCTTCTCGCCGAGTGCCCGCCGGGCGCGCGGCTGGTGGACACCGCGGAACTCGATCTGGACGCGATCACCGCGGAGTTCGTCCGCGCCCACGAGGAGGGCCACGACGTCGCCCGGCTGCACTCGGGCGATCCGTCGGTCTTCAGCGCGGTGGCGGAGCAGATGCGGCGGCTGGACGCGGCGGGGATCGCCTACGAGGTCGTCCCGGGCGTTCCGGCGTTCGCCGCCGCAGCGGCGGCGCTGAAGCGGGAACTGACCGTGCCGACGGTCGGTCAGACCGTCATCCTGACCCGAGTCGCCCAGCAGGCCACTCCCATGCCCGAGGGCGAGGACCTGGCCACCCTCGGTCGCAGCGGGGCACTGCTCGTCCTGCACCTCGCCGCCCGCCATGTCGACCGCGTGGTCGCGGAACTCCTGCCGCACTACGGCCCCGACTGCCCCGCCGCGGTGGTGGCCATGGCCAGCCGCCCGGACGAGCTGGTCCTCCGGGGCACACTCGACGAGATCGCCGGGCTGACGAAGGAGGCGGGTGTCGTCAGGACGGCGGTCATCCTGGTGGGCCGCACCCTGGGGGCCTCGCAGTTCCGCGACAGCCACCTGTACGACCCGGCGCGGGACCGGCACGTCTGCTGA